From the Gallaecimonas kandeliae genome, one window contains:
- a CDS encoding ubiquinone biosynthesis accessory factor UbiJ, with protein sequence MPFKQLLQALMETGSNRLLALDEASNRRLARLKGKAILVRLTDVGLSLGFTVTEAGLLVTGDLAEADATVALPLSALDELKDSANLPRAIKEGRLELTGDPLLLKQFSELFAKLDIDWEGELARYIGDVPAHLLLSTATKVKARLDKGLKGFSQWGAEQLTEESRLTPSGLEQQAFFDDVDDLKSDLERLSRRLEALERK encoded by the coding sequence GCAGCAACAGGCTGCTGGCCCTGGACGAGGCCAGCAACCGCCGCCTGGCCCGCCTCAAGGGCAAGGCGATACTGGTTCGCCTCACCGACGTCGGGCTCAGCCTCGGTTTCACCGTCACCGAGGCCGGCCTGCTGGTCACAGGCGACCTGGCCGAAGCCGACGCCACAGTGGCGCTGCCGCTGTCGGCCCTGGACGAACTCAAAGACAGCGCCAACCTGCCCCGCGCCATCAAGGAAGGGCGGCTGGAGCTCACCGGCGATCCCTTGCTGCTCAAGCAGTTTTCCGAACTCTTCGCCAAGCTCGACATCGACTGGGAAGGGGAACTGGCCCGTTATATCGGCGACGTACCGGCCCACCTGCTGCTGAGCACGGCCACCAAGGTCAAGGCCAGGCTGGATAAGGGCCTCAAGGGCTTTTCCCAGTGGGGCGCCGAGCAGCTCACCGAGGAATCGCGCCTGACCCCCAGCGGCCTGGAACAACAGGCCTTCTTCGACGACGTGGACGACCTGAAAAGCGACCTCGAGCGCCTTAGCCGCCGCCTCGAGGCACTGGAGCGCAAATGA
- a CDS encoding TatD family hydrolase codes for MRLCDIAINLTDGAFDADREQVVATASDAGVPYLILTGTSEAESEKAADYAAGRPGLYATAGVHPHYAAEASPGFIERLRQLAVRPEVLAIGECGLDFFRDLSPRPVQEAVFEAQLALAAELKMPVLLHEREAGERQYQILRQYRDKLPGAVAHCFTGDEATLKRWLELDLHVGITGWICDERRGGHLKELVRLIPEDRLLLETDAPYLIPRDLKLKHRRNEPQYLPHILATVAACRRQDPEALAASTLANSQRLFGFTG; via the coding sequence ATGAGGCTCTGCGACATCGCCATCAACTTGACCGACGGCGCCTTTGACGCCGACCGGGAGCAGGTGGTGGCGACCGCCTCTGACGCCGGCGTGCCCTACCTGATACTGACAGGGACCAGCGAGGCCGAGAGCGAGAAGGCCGCCGACTACGCGGCCGGCCGCCCCGGCCTCTACGCCACCGCCGGCGTCCACCCCCACTATGCCGCCGAGGCCTCCCCGGGCTTTATCGAGAGGCTGCGACAACTTGCGGTCCGGCCCGAGGTGCTGGCCATAGGGGAATGTGGCCTGGACTTCTTCCGGGATCTCTCGCCACGCCCTGTCCAGGAGGCCGTCTTCGAAGCGCAGCTGGCGCTGGCGGCCGAGCTCAAGATGCCGGTGCTGCTCCACGAGCGGGAGGCCGGCGAGCGCCAATACCAGATACTGCGCCAATACCGGGACAAGCTGCCCGGCGCCGTGGCCCACTGCTTCACCGGCGACGAGGCCACCCTCAAGCGCTGGCTGGAGCTGGATCTCCATGTGGGTATCACCGGCTGGATCTGCGATGAACGCCGCGGCGGCCACCTCAAGGAACTGGTGCGCCTGATCCCCGAGGACAGGCTGCTGCTGGAGACCGACGCCCCCTACCTGATCCCGCGGGATCTCAAGCTCAAGCACAGACGCAACGAGCCCCAGTACCTGCCCCATATTCTTGCCACCGTCGCTGCGTGCCGCCGGCAGGACCCAGAAGCCCTGGCAGCCAGTACCCTGGCCAACAGCCAGCGCCTTTTCGGGTTCACCGGGTAG
- the tatA gene encoding twin-arginine translocase TatA/TatE family subunit produces the protein MGISWPQLLILLVVVLVLFGTKKLRNIGSDLGSAVKGFKKAMHEDEEAPKKELEDKPDAEFKEDKQEDKAKSDKDKV, from the coding sequence ATGGGTATCAGCTGGCCCCAATTACTGATCTTGTTGGTGGTAGTACTAGTGCTGTTCGGCACCAAGAAGCTGCGCAACATCGGCTCTGACCTGGGCTCCGCCGTCAAGGGTTTCAAGAAGGCCATGCACGAAGACGAGGAAGCCCCCAAGAAGGAATTGGAAGACAAGCCCGACGCCGAATTCAAAGAAGACAAGCAGGAGGACAAGGCCAAGTCTGACAAGGACAAGGTCTGA
- the tatB gene encoding Sec-independent protein translocase protein TatB — protein MFDIGFGELVLVALVALIVLGPERMPAAARTLGRWVRTFKGMAQQVRSELERELEAHELNESMKQADKLGKDLPKELEQKVEDMKRSAEELNRPYAKPAEPPAKPAPQAEDKSQDRHE, from the coding sequence ATGTTCGACATCGGCTTCGGGGAGCTGGTACTGGTGGCGCTGGTGGCGCTCATAGTGCTGGGGCCCGAACGCATGCCGGCGGCGGCCCGCACCCTGGGCCGTTGGGTGCGCACCTTCAAGGGCATGGCCCAGCAGGTGCGCAGCGAGCTGGAACGGGAATTGGAAGCCCATGAGCTCAACGAGAGCATGAAGCAGGCCGACAAGCTGGGCAAGGACCTGCCCAAGGAGCTGGAGCAGAAGGTCGAAGACATGAAGCGCAGCGCCGAGGAACTGAACAGGCCCTACGCCAAACCGGCAGAGCCACCTGCGAAGCCGGCTCCCCAGGCCGAAGACAAGTCCCAGGATCGCCATGAGTGA
- the ubiB gene encoding ubiquinone biosynthesis regulatory protein kinase UbiB codes for MSSLRLHKVLKTLLNHGIDELVPRRFWPWYMRLWRLSLFWIPNRHKKSPRGQRLRLAFEALGPVYIKFGQMLSTRRDLLPDDVALELAKLQDRVPPFDGAQARASIERSLGGPLEHWFTDFDEKPLASASIAQVHTARLKDSGQEVVLKVIRPGIQKVMAADVSLMGTFAALAARLLPDGRRLRPKEVVKEYQKTLFDELDLLREAANAIQLRRNFEGSDSLYVPEVYPDLCRKRLLVMERIYGIPVADIDGLKANGTNLERLAEKGVEVFFTQVFRDSFFHADMHPGNIFVAFENPQDPKYIGIDCGIVGTLAKEDKRYLAENFVAFFNRDYRKVAELHVDSGWVPFDTSVDEFEVAIRTVCEPIFEKPLAQISFGQVLVNLFNTARRFNMEVQPQLVLLQKTLLYIEGLGRQLYPELDLWKTAKPFLEDWLKEQMGPKAMFRHMKANLPFWGEKLPELPDLLYDNLRLARDWQQRAMLREQEQALAADRRSQMMGWQILAASLLISAAVLLDKVHWWLPAALALGALVSWIKALRK; via the coding sequence ATGAGCAGCCTGCGCCTGCATAAGGTACTGAAAACCTTACTGAACCACGGCATTGACGAGCTGGTGCCGCGCCGCTTCTGGCCCTGGTACATGCGCCTCTGGCGACTCTCCCTGTTCTGGATCCCCAACAGGCACAAGAAGAGCCCCCGCGGCCAGCGGCTGCGCCTGGCCTTCGAAGCCCTGGGGCCCGTCTACATCAAGTTCGGCCAGATGCTCTCCACCCGCCGCGACCTCTTGCCGGACGACGTGGCCCTGGAACTGGCCAAGCTGCAGGACAGGGTGCCGCCCTTCGACGGCGCCCAGGCCCGCGCCAGCATAGAGCGCAGCCTCGGCGGCCCCCTGGAGCACTGGTTTACCGACTTCGACGAGAAGCCCCTGGCCTCGGCCTCCATCGCCCAGGTGCACACGGCCCGCCTCAAGGACAGCGGCCAGGAGGTGGTGCTCAAGGTGATCCGCCCCGGCATCCAGAAGGTGATGGCGGCCGACGTGTCCCTGATGGGCACCTTCGCCGCCCTGGCGGCCAGGCTGCTGCCGGACGGCCGCCGTCTGAGGCCCAAGGAAGTCGTCAAGGAATACCAGAAGACCCTCTTCGACGAGCTGGATCTGCTGCGCGAGGCGGCCAACGCCATCCAGCTGAGGCGAAACTTCGAGGGCTCAGACTCCCTCTATGTGCCCGAGGTCTACCCGGATCTGTGCCGCAAGCGCCTGCTGGTGATGGAGCGCATCTACGGCATCCCAGTCGCCGACATTGACGGCCTCAAGGCCAACGGCACCAACCTCGAGCGGCTGGCGGAAAAGGGCGTGGAGGTGTTCTTCACCCAGGTGTTCAGGGATTCCTTCTTCCACGCCGACATGCACCCTGGCAACATCTTCGTGGCCTTCGAAAACCCCCAGGATCCCAAGTACATCGGCATCGACTGCGGCATCGTCGGCACCCTGGCCAAGGAAGACAAACGCTACCTCGCCGAGAACTTCGTGGCCTTCTTCAACCGCGATTACCGCAAGGTGGCGGAGCTGCACGTGGATTCGGGCTGGGTGCCCTTCGACACCAGCGTCGACGAGTTCGAGGTGGCCATCCGCACCGTCTGCGAGCCCATCTTCGAAAAGCCCCTGGCCCAGATCTCCTTCGGCCAGGTGCTGGTCAACCTCTTCAACACGGCGCGGCGCTTCAACATGGAAGTGCAGCCCCAGCTTGTGCTGCTGCAAAAGACCTTGCTTTACATCGAAGGCCTGGGCCGCCAGCTCTACCCCGAGCTGGATCTGTGGAAGACGGCCAAGCCCTTCCTGGAAGACTGGCTGAAAGAGCAGATGGGCCCCAAGGCCATGTTCCGCCATATGAAGGCCAACCTGCCGTTCTGGGGCGAGAAGCTGCCGGAGCTGCCGGATCTCCTTTACGACAACCTGCGCCTGGCCCGGGACTGGCAACAGCGGGCCATGCTGCGTGAACAAGAACAGGCGTTGGCCGCCGACAGGCGCAGCCAGATGATGGGTTGGCAGATACTGGCCGCCAGCCTGCTGATCTCGGCGGCGGTGCTGCTGGACAAGGTGCATTGGTGGCTGCCCGCAGCCCTGGCCCTGGGCGCCCTGGTCAGTTGGATAAAGGCGCTGCGAAAATAA
- the tatC gene encoding twin-arginine translocase subunit TatC, which yields MAMSEMPLLQHLLELRSRLLRALMAVGLMLLVTAFFAKDLYHHLALPLISHLPKGASMIATDVASPFFAPFKLALVLAFFAAMPAILYQIWAFVAPGLYQHERRLVAPLLAVSSLLFYGGIAFAYFVVFPVIFAFFTSVAPEGVTIATDISSYLDFVLKLFFAFGLAFEIPIFVLLLCYTGVTDIQSLSAKRPYIVVIAFTLGMLLTPPDVISQTLLAVPMWLLFESGLLMARLVGLKPKDEEPS from the coding sequence ATCGCCATGAGTGAGATGCCCCTGCTGCAGCACCTGCTGGAGCTGCGTTCCCGCCTGCTGCGCGCCCTGATGGCGGTGGGGCTGATGCTGCTGGTCACCGCCTTTTTCGCCAAGGATCTCTACCACCACCTGGCGCTGCCGCTGATCAGCCATCTGCCCAAGGGCGCTTCGATGATCGCCACAGACGTGGCCTCGCCCTTCTTCGCGCCCTTCAAGCTGGCCCTGGTGCTGGCCTTCTTCGCGGCCATGCCGGCCATCCTCTACCAGATCTGGGCCTTCGTGGCCCCAGGCCTCTACCAGCACGAGCGCCGCCTGGTGGCGCCGCTGCTGGCCGTCAGCAGCCTGCTCTTCTACGGTGGCATCGCCTTCGCCTATTTCGTGGTGTTCCCGGTGATCTTCGCCTTCTTCACCTCGGTGGCCCCCGAAGGGGTGACCATAGCCACCGACATCTCCAGTTACCTGGATTTCGTACTCAAGCTGTTCTTCGCCTTTGGCCTCGCCTTCGAGATCCCCATCTTCGTGCTGCTGCTCTGCTATACGGGCGTGACCGACATCCAGAGCCTCAGCGCCAAGCGTCCCTATATCGTCGTTATCGCCTTCACACTGGGCATGCTGTTGACCCCGCCCGACGTGATTTCCCAGACCCTGCTGGCCGTGCCCATGTGGCTGCTGTTCGAATCCGGCCTACTGATGGCCAGGCTGGTGGGTCTGAAACCCAAGGATGAGGAGCCCTCATGA